A single genomic interval of Gopherus evgoodei ecotype Sinaloan lineage chromosome 11, rGopEvg1_v1.p, whole genome shotgun sequence harbors:
- the LOC115659689 gene encoding keratin, type I cytoskeletal 18-like: MSRSRSGSLAGAPRPRPGSSAGSLYGGAGGSEPRVSASRLQALLPGLRANLDALWAGSQQEALQGLNERLAGYLRRVRGLEAANRALEEEIAQVRARRGDPGQRDWEACERPLVELRKQVEDLNMDNAKLLLQIDNARLAADDFKVKLEAEQATCDSVQKDTQGLRKIMEDTNFLRTKQEAELEGLKEELAHLRKSHKEEAGALRALIANSDVTVEVDNPKKQELSETIAQIRKQYEKVAEQNREDAESWYKDKFDMLSQEANVNTQALEEAKSELSELRRQLQGLEIERQTLQKMVDTQENSLENTEARYNDQLANLTHVIAKLQEELAACRADLERQARDYEALLDVKVKLENEISQYSQLIEGVIDRPPKADH, translated from the exons ATGTCCCGCTCCCGCAGCGGCTCCCTGGCCGGCGCGCCCCGCCCGCGGCCCGGCTCCTCGGCCGGCAGCCTGTACGGGGGCGCGGGCGGCTCGGAGCCGCGGGTCTCGGCGTCCCGCCTGCAGGCGCTGCTGCCCGGCCTGCGCGCCAACCTGGACGCGCTGTGGGCcggcagccagcaggaggcgctgcaggggctGAACGAGCGCCTGGCCGGCTACCTGCGCAGGGTGCGGGGGCTGGAGGCGGCCAACCGGGCGCTGGAGGAGGAGATCGCCCAGGTGCGGGCCCGCCGGGGGGACCCCGGCCAGCGGGACTGGGAGGCCTGCGAGCGGCCCCTGGTGGAGCTGCGCAAGCAG GTGGAGGATCTCAACATGGACaatgccaagctgctgctgcaaatcGATAATGCCAGGCTGGCGGCCGACGACTTCAAAGTCAA gctggaggcagagcaggccaCGTGTGACAGTGTGCAGAAGGACACCCAGGGGCTGCGCAAGATCATGGAGGACACCAACTTCCTGCGCACGAAGCAGGAGGCGGAGCTGGAGGGGCTCAAGGAGGAGCTCGCCCACCTACGGAAGAGCCACAAGGAG GAAGCGGGGGCCCTCAGAGCACTGATTGCTAACTCTGACGTGACCGTGGAGGTGGATAACCCAAAGAAGCAGGAGCTGAGTGAGACCATCGCCCAGATCCGGAAGCAGTACGAGAAAGTGGCCGAGCAGAACCGGGAAGATGCCGAGAGCTGGTACAAGGACAAG TTCGACATGCTGTCCCAGGAAGCGAACGTGAACACCCAAGCACTGGAAGAAGCCAAGAGTGAGCTGAGTGAGCTGCGCCGACAGCTTCAGGGCCTGGAGATCGAACGCCAGACCCTCCAGAAAATG GTGGATACCCAGGAGAACAGTTTGGAGAACACCGAAGCCCGCTACAACGACCAGCTGGCAAACCTCACTCATGTCATCGCcaagctgcaggaggagctggcAGCCTGCCGGGCGGATCTGGAGCGGCAGGCCCGAGACTACGAAGCCCTGCTGGATGTGAAGGTCAAGCTGGAGAATGAGATCAGTCAGTACAGCCAGCTGATTGAGGGAGTGATTGACAG gCCCCCGAAGGCAGACCATTAA